One segment of Aquimarina sp. BL5 DNA contains the following:
- the ruvA gene encoding Holliday junction branch migration protein RuvA — protein MITQIKGRLVEKNPTDVIIDCNGVGYILHISLHTFSLLSDQEVIKLYTHLQVKEDSHTLFGFAEKSEREIFRLLISVSGIGASTARTMLSSLHPDQIKDAIASNDVATIQSIKGIGAKTAQRLIIDLKDKILKVYNIDELSVSQNNTNKDEALSALETLGFNRKQVEKVVDKILKVSPVETVENIIKQALKNL, from the coding sequence ATGATTACACAAATCAAGGGGCGACTTGTAGAAAAAAATCCAACTGATGTAATAATAGATTGTAATGGAGTGGGATATATACTGCATATTTCATTACATACTTTTTCTTTATTATCAGACCAGGAAGTAATAAAGCTATATACACATCTGCAAGTAAAAGAAGATTCGCATACGTTATTTGGTTTTGCAGAGAAATCAGAAAGAGAGATCTTTAGACTTTTGATTTCGGTTTCGGGAATTGGTGCAAGTACAGCCAGAACAATGTTATCTTCTTTGCATCCTGATCAGATTAAAGATGCAATTGCATCAAATGATGTAGCAACGATACAATCGATCAAAGGTATTGGGGCAAAAACTGCACAGCGTTTGATAATTGATTTAAAAGATAAAATTCTTAAAGTTTATAATATTGATGAACTTTCTGTATCCCAAAACAATACTAACAAAGATGAAGCGTTATCTGCTTTAGAAACCCTTGGATTTAATAGAAAGCAAGTAGAAAAAGTTGTTGACAAAATTCTAAAGGTTAGCCCTGTCGAAACAGTTGAAAATATTATTAAACAAGCACTAAAAAATTTATAA